From Rutidosis leptorrhynchoides isolate AG116_Rl617_1_P2 chromosome 3, CSIRO_AGI_Rlap_v1, whole genome shotgun sequence, a single genomic window includes:
- the LOC139900636 gene encoding F-box/kelch-repeat protein At3g06240-like — MEESLMKLSKFEGQLPHDLVFKILERLSFKSMLKAKSVCKQWRDVVSDPSFIEAHLSKSYSLGRIRYIHGAPMMKSVGLDDQETRYEHTIPTTEFSRYVEILGSCNGLILLGDGDRSYFLWNPSTRLLRSFTGRFLFRGEFRHFALGYDSTTRAYKVVRIVRVHSHKVYDRFKAPSYEKSVYDVTSAHVYSCKTNSWKKIEHFPYVIFEDAQGVTMNGYPHWIVFWDHFVEYKDKVIVVIVYFDLVEEKFKELPKPSWLVESSSYSFGSFEGKLCFIHYTTVRQREIREIWVMEKHGESWINVSSKINIKRVILRGWSSGHPYANYSREKPFIGAQYVESLVSPYAGNDMAG; from the coding sequence ATGGAAGAGTCTTTAATGAAATTATCTAAATTTGAAGGACAACTTCCACACGATCTTGTTTTCAAGATtcttgaaaggttgtcttttaaatcaATGCTAAAGGCGAAGTCCGTTTGTAAACAATGGCGCGATGTAGTTTCCGATCCTTCTTTTATCGAGGCGCACCTTTCTAAAAGCTATAGTCTTGGCCGCATAAGGTATATTCATGGTGCTCCAATGATGAAATCTGTTGGTTTGGATGATCAAGAGACACGGTATGAACATACCATTCCGACGACTGAATTCTCAAGGTATGTAGAAATTTTAGGGTCTTGCAATGGCTTGATTTTATTGGGCGATGGTGATCGTAGCTATTTTTTGTGGAACCCATCTACGCGATTGCTTAGAAGTTTCACGGGTCGTTTTCTATTTAGGGGAGAATTTAGGCACTTCGCACTAGGTTACGATTCAACAACTCGTGCATATAAGGTTGTAAGGATTGTTCGTGTTCATAGTCATAAAGTATATGATAGATTTAAGGCCCCTTCATATGAAAAATCAGTTTACGATGTAACTAGTGCTCATGTGTATAGTTGCAAGACTAATAGTTGGAAGAAGATTGAGCATTTCCCATATGTCATCTTTGAAGACGCACAAGGTGTGACTATGAACGGTTATCCGCATTGGATTGTCTTTTGGGATCATTTTGttgaatataaagataaagttataGTTGTGATCGTTTACTTTGATTTAGTTGAGGAAAAGTTCAAAGAATTACCTAAACCTAGTTGGTTAGTGGAGTCGTCTTCTTATAGTTTTGGTTCTTTTGAAGGAAAGTTATGCTTTATTCACTATACAACAGTGCGGCAGCGAGAGATTCGAGAGATTTGGGTGATGGAAAAGCACGGGGAATCATGGATAAATGTATCATCTAAGATTAATATCAAGAGGGTTATTCTTCGAGGTTGGAGTTCTGGTCATCCGTATGCCAATTATAGTCGTGAAAAGCCGTTTATTGGAGCACAATATGTTGAGAGCCTAGTCTCTCCTTATGCCGGGAATGATATGGCTGGATGA